In Anseongella ginsenosidimutans, one genomic interval encodes:
- a CDS encoding DUF748 domain-containing protein has product MRLTRKSKKIMTLSAVVVLSLFLLLIIVNSIIIHFAKPRLVAYLKETVYKASDSLYTLDFDKIRMNLIRGSADISEVYLRPDTALYASLRSRGAGPPLLFDLHSEHLKIRGVHLFKLWRSKKLAVDLISIEKPDIGVLKHVLPEDTLAKPFEFDPYGMIAPVLASLRVDRVRISDGKLRYKKEGIRNGLSLHFNKFFLETDGLYIDSMSRSDTSGSFYSEDLRLSIKDFKFRLPDSLYNLHLGTVRLSSRESRLSIDSLWLEPRHGEMEFHKIQDKETDRLELKTGLITARDFDIRSFLRNEELKAGEILIEDAVLVDFLYNFRMDDRPYQTLPHLALKNAGITLDIRKLVIKNSSAVYRERLAGNSETGQVTFRNLNGIITNISNIPERIAADSVIHANIETSLMDVGSLNVKFDFYMDRDDGYFTVNGSLGRMPMEAINPMLEAAARLKIKRGTLQKLLFTLHGDSTRSAGSMKFYYNNLNVELLGKEDSESNMKIASALTNMLLLYSNNPPPEGPLRTGVISFTRLKNKSIFNYLWKSLLTGFKSSVGISAEKESQLRGMAEKFKERKERREERKGARQERRAGRKAERQADQ; this is encoded by the coding sequence ATGAGGTTAACGCGTAAATCAAAAAAGATCATGACGCTGTCCGCAGTTGTCGTCCTTTCTCTGTTCCTGCTTTTAATTATAGTCAATTCCATCATCATTCATTTCGCGAAACCCCGGCTTGTCGCGTATCTGAAAGAAACGGTGTACAAGGCAAGCGATAGCTTATACACCCTTGACTTTGACAAGATCCGGATGAACCTTATCAGGGGGAGCGCCGACATTTCCGAGGTGTACCTCCGGCCCGATACCGCCCTGTACGCTTCGCTTCGCAGCCGGGGCGCAGGGCCTCCGTTGCTTTTCGACCTTCATTCGGAACATCTGAAGATCAGGGGTGTCCATCTTTTTAAATTATGGCGAAGCAAGAAACTTGCTGTTGATCTGATAAGCATCGAAAAACCCGACATCGGTGTTCTGAAGCATGTCTTGCCTGAGGATACGCTGGCTAAACCCTTCGAGTTTGATCCCTACGGCATGATCGCTCCTGTACTGGCTTCCCTCCGGGTTGACCGGGTCCGGATATCGGACGGGAAGTTAAGGTATAAAAAAGAAGGCATACGGAACGGCCTCTCGCTGCACTTTAACAAGTTTTTTCTGGAAACCGACGGCCTTTATATTGATTCCATGAGCCGGAGCGATACCTCCGGCTCCTTTTATTCGGAAGATCTCCGGCTAAGCATCAAGGACTTTAAATTCCGCCTCCCCGACAGCCTGTATAATTTGCACCTGGGTACGGTCAGGCTTTCAAGCCGGGAATCTCGTTTAAGCATTGACTCCCTTTGGCTGGAGCCCCGCCATGGCGAGATGGAATTTCACAAGATCCAGGATAAGGAAACGGACCGCCTGGAATTAAAAACCGGCCTTATTACAGCCCGTGACTTTGACATACGGAGCTTCCTGAGGAATGAAGAACTGAAGGCGGGGGAGATCCTGATTGAGGATGCGGTCCTGGTGGATTTTCTCTATAATTTCAGGATGGATGACCGGCCATACCAGACACTACCGCACCTGGCACTGAAAAACGCGGGCATTACCCTGGATATAAGAAAGCTTGTGATTAAAAACAGTTCGGCCGTATACCGGGAACGCCTGGCAGGCAACAGCGAAACGGGGCAAGTAACGTTCAGAAACCTTAACGGTATAATAACCAATATCAGTAATATACCGGAAAGGATCGCAGCGGATTCCGTCATTCATGCGAATATAGAAACCTCCCTTATGGACGTAGGTTCGCTGAATGTGAAATTCGATTTTTACATGGACCGGGATGACGGCTATTTTACCGTGAACGGATCGCTCGGCCGGATGCCTATGGAAGCGATCAACCCCATGCTGGAGGCGGCGGCCCGGTTAAAGATAAAAAGAGGGACGCTGCAGAAACTGCTCTTTACTCTTCATGGAGACAGTACCCGTTCCGCCGGCTCCATGAAGTTCTATTACAACAACCTGAACGTAGAACTGCTCGGAAAGGAAGACTCGGAAAGCAATATGAAGATCGCCTCCGCCCTCACCAATATGCTGCTGCTTTACAGCAATAACCCGCCGCCGGAAGGGCCGCTTCGCACAGGCGTCATTTCCTTTACGCGCCTGAAAAACAAATCCATTTTCAATTACCTGTGGAAATCATTGCTCACCGGCTTTAAATCAAGTGTTGGTATAAGCGCCGAAAAGGAATCCCAGCTTCGCGGAATGGCCGAAAAGTTTAAGGAGCGCAAGGAGCGCCGTGAAGAAAGAAAAGGAGCGCGCCAGGAAAGAAGGGCCGGGCGCAAAGCCGAACGGCAGGCGGATCAATAA
- a CDS encoding branched-chain amino acid aminotransferase: MAEVHQTNVRVNQALRSRLPEVDFAKVSFGTVFTDHMFQADFVRGSWTDLQLLPYGPVQFEPALMALHYGQAIFEGMKAFRTVDNEVVLFRPRANFERFNISAERMCMPVTTEEVFMDGLMRLVDMDREWIPSLDNYSLYIRPFMYATDQFLGVRPSDTYRFSIICSPAGAYYSKPLRVKIESHFTRSARGGIGYAKAAANYGLSLLPTKLAQKEGFDQIIWTDAANHEFVEEAGTANFMFVINDALVTPPVKDTILKGITRDSVVTLARSWGMDVQEREVSVSELVEAMHSGRLQEAFAVGTAATVTHISEIGHEGKVYTLPAVEKREVAPKLLKTLNNIRCGKAEDEFGWLVRV, from the coding sequence ATGGCTGAAGTGCATCAAACTAATGTAAGGGTGAATCAAGCCCTCCGTTCAAGGTTGCCGGAGGTTGATTTTGCGAAAGTTTCCTTTGGGACAGTATTTACTGATCATATGTTCCAGGCGGATTTTGTCCGCGGTTCCTGGACTGATCTGCAGCTGCTGCCTTACGGCCCCGTACAGTTTGAACCCGCCCTGATGGCGCTTCATTACGGCCAGGCTATTTTCGAAGGAATGAAAGCCTTCCGTACCGTGGACAATGAAGTAGTGCTTTTCCGTCCAAGGGCAAATTTTGAGCGCTTTAATATTTCCGCGGAGCGCATGTGCATGCCGGTAACTACCGAAGAAGTATTTATGGATGGCCTTATGCGCCTGGTTGACATGGATCGCGAATGGATCCCTTCCCTTGATAATTATTCCCTGTACATCAGGCCGTTTATGTACGCCACCGACCAGTTCCTTGGCGTACGTCCTTCGGATACTTACCGGTTTTCCATCATTTGCAGCCCCGCCGGCGCTTATTACAGCAAGCCGCTCAGGGTGAAAATTGAAAGTCATTTTACCCGGTCCGCCAGGGGAGGCATTGGTTATGCAAAGGCCGCAGCCAATTATGGCTTATCCCTGCTGCCTACCAAGCTGGCTCAAAAAGAAGGCTTTGACCAGATCATCTGGACCGACGCGGCAAATCATGAGTTCGTTGAAGAAGCAGGTACCGCAAATTTCATGTTCGTGATCAACGATGCGCTGGTTACGCCTCCTGTAAAAGATACCATTCTGAAAGGCATTACCCGTGATAGCGTGGTTACGCTTGCCCGCAGCTGGGGAATGGACGTACAGGAGCGGGAAGTATCGGTAAGCGAACTGGTAGAAGCGATGCACTCCGGCCGCCTGCAGGAGGCTTTCGCAGTAGGAACTGCCGCTACTGTCACCCACATCAGCGAAATAGGACACGAAGGCAAAGTGTATACGCTGCCGGCGGTTGAAAAACGGGAAGTAGCTCCTAAGCTTTTGAAGACCCTGAACAATATCCGCTGCGGCAAAGCTGAAGATGAATTTGGCTGGTTAGTACGCGTGTAA
- a CDS encoding TlpA disulfide reductase family protein, giving the protein MRKQLLVIGSALCFFGASAQEQEFTLRGELEGIQNNEVYLLLRTETGTDTLARSAVNGNSFELKGRLEEPALCLLSTGPAEGIRLFMENTEMTITGKLPDTEITGSKSHEQLEKMATLSPRLTEIQQKLGAISQAYREAASSNDTARGEDLLEQATSLIADREAARQDYEDRLTEYIRTQPATFATPYIILSTFHRPDPNAFLPAFEKFPPEVQNSMLGKVLKARLDELAPTAVGKKAPEITGKTPEGEEISLSGMKGKITLIDFWASWCGPCRRENPNVVRLYEKYHAKGFNILGVSLDKDAASWKQAIAADGLEWSHVSDLKEWDSELIKPYAVSAIPHTVLIDENGIIIAANLRGKALEDKLAEVLGD; this is encoded by the coding sequence ATGAGAAAACAGCTTTTAGTGATTGGATCAGCGCTATGTTTTTTTGGGGCAAGCGCTCAGGAACAGGAATTTACCCTGCGCGGAGAATTGGAGGGTATCCAAAACAATGAAGTATATCTTCTTTTACGCACAGAAACCGGCACCGATACTCTTGCACGGTCGGCGGTAAACGGAAACAGCTTTGAGCTGAAAGGCCGTTTAGAAGAGCCGGCCCTCTGCCTTTTATCTACAGGTCCGGCGGAAGGAATCCGCTTATTTATGGAAAATACGGAGATGACCATTACGGGAAAACTTCCCGATACCGAAATTACGGGCTCAAAAAGCCATGAACAGCTGGAAAAGATGGCCACCCTTTCCCCTCGCCTGACCGAAATACAGCAAAAGCTGGGAGCGATCTCACAAGCTTACCGGGAAGCGGCAAGCAGCAACGATACCGCCCGGGGCGAGGACCTGCTGGAACAGGCAACCTCACTTATTGCAGACCGGGAGGCCGCCCGGCAGGATTACGAAGACAGGCTTACCGAATATATCAGGACGCAGCCGGCCACTTTTGCCACACCCTATATTATCCTTTCCACCTTCCACCGGCCCGATCCCAATGCCTTTCTGCCTGCTTTCGAAAAGTTTCCGCCGGAAGTTCAGAACAGCATGCTGGGCAAGGTGCTGAAAGCCCGGCTGGATGAACTCGCGCCTACCGCGGTTGGGAAAAAAGCGCCTGAAATTACCGGGAAAACGCCTGAGGGCGAAGAAATTTCCCTTTCCGGCATGAAAGGAAAAATCACCCTTATCGATTTCTGGGCCTCCTGGTGCGGGCCCTGCCGGCGGGAGAATCCCAACGTGGTCAGGTTGTATGAGAAATATCATGCGAAAGGCTTTAACATTCTTGGGGTTTCCCTGGACAAGGACGCTGCCAGCTGGAAACAAGCCATTGCTGCCGACGGCCTGGAATGGTCCCATGTTTCCGACCTCAAGGAATGGGATTCAGAACTGATCAAACCTTATGCGGTAAGCGCCATTCCGCACACGGTACTCATCGACGAAAACGGGATCATTATTGCGGCCAACCTTCGTGGAAAAGCCCTGGAAGACAAGCTGGCCGAAGTATTGGGGGATTAA
- a CDS encoding N-acetylmuramic acid 6-phosphate etherase, with protein MMRITEQPSKYRHLEKMPVEEITAHINAEDKTVACAIEASLPQVNRLIDAIVSKIQAGGRMFYLGAGSGGRLSVLDAIELPNTYGIEKGLVNVVLAGGIENLYLAPEEKEDDTREGWRQLREKDINEKDIVIGISASGTTPFVLASLEECRKHHITTGCIVSNPSSPIARQADFPVEVITGPEFITGSTRMKCGTAQKMIFDMISTTVMIRLGRVEDNRMVNVLLLNEKITDRAVRILMEKGELSDYEEARKLVLAHGGAKKALDYLQSSLNG; from the coding sequence ATGATGAGAATAACAGAGCAGCCGTCGAAGTACAGGCACCTGGAAAAAATGCCGGTGGAAGAGATCACCGCCCATATCAATGCGGAAGATAAAACAGTCGCCTGTGCGATAGAAGCTTCACTGCCGCAGGTCAACCGGCTTATTGATGCGATCGTTTCCAAAATTCAGGCCGGAGGCCGCATGTTTTACCTGGGCGCGGGCAGCGGGGGGCGGTTATCGGTACTGGACGCCATTGAGCTTCCGAACACTTACGGTATAGAAAAAGGGCTGGTTAATGTGGTACTGGCCGGCGGGATTGAAAACCTTTACCTTGCGCCGGAGGAAAAGGAAGACGACACCAGGGAAGGGTGGCGGCAACTCCGGGAAAAAGACATTAATGAAAAGGATATCGTAATAGGCATTTCGGCCAGCGGCACCACGCCCTTCGTGCTTGCCTCGCTGGAGGAATGCCGAAAGCATCACATTACGACCGGCTGCATTGTGAGCAATCCCTCTTCTCCCATTGCCCGGCAGGCGGATTTTCCCGTGGAAGTTATTACAGGTCCTGAATTTATTACCGGGAGTACCCGGATGAAATGCGGTACAGCCCAGAAAATGATCTTCGATATGATCAGTACAACAGTCATGATCCGGCTGGGAAGAGTGGAAGATAACCGGATGGTGAATGTGCTGCTGCTGAATGAAAAGATCACGGACCGCGCAGTGAGGATCCTGATGGAAAAAGGTGAACTAAGCGACTATGAGGAAGCCCGGAAGCTTGTCCTGGCTCATGGAGGGGCGAAAAAGGCATTGGATTACCTTCAAAGCAGTTTAAATGGTTGA
- a CDS encoding DegT/DnrJ/EryC1/StrS family aminotransferase — translation MKTVPRRQFIRTAVIAGAGLAVSLPSVARSGAAGPKPALLGGPKAHPGEFPGWPVFDQTEEKALLDVLDSGTWGRLGGSVVAAFEKEYSKVFGVNHCLGVSSGTSALYTILGAMDLGPGDEVVIPVYTFIATYNVVVLNYALPIFADTDIESFQVDANKIEEAISPQTRAIMPVHIGGSPADLDTLLAIAGKRNIPLIEDACQAHLAEWKGKKVGSYGLAGAFSFQSSKNLNSAEGGAVTTNSEQFVQACYRFHNQGQGGQTAAFNPGEGTRASNLRLTEFQGGLLLAQMTRTEEQARRRNENASYLTELLNEIPGIMPAKLYEGTTRSAWHLYMFRYDKEYFAGLSREKFIEALNAEGVPCSSGYGPMNRQDYVTGLAKNKHYLRIYGEKVMNQWLERSQCPQNDKLTTEQGVWFYQTMLLGKRTDMEQIADAIRKIREYAKELSI, via the coding sequence ATGAAAACAGTACCACGAAGACAGTTCATACGCACAGCGGTAATTGCCGGGGCCGGCCTGGCAGTGAGCCTGCCCTCTGTTGCCCGTTCGGGCGCCGCCGGCCCCAAGCCGGCCCTTCTCGGCGGGCCAAAGGCCCATCCAGGCGAATTTCCCGGATGGCCGGTCTTTGACCAGACGGAGGAAAAGGCTTTGCTGGATGTGCTTGACAGCGGAACATGGGGACGCCTGGGCGGCAGCGTGGTTGCTGCATTTGAGAAGGAATACAGTAAAGTTTTTGGCGTGAATCATTGCCTTGGCGTATCAAGCGGCACAAGCGCTCTTTATACGATACTCGGGGCCATGGACCTGGGTCCGGGGGATGAAGTCGTTATCCCGGTATATACTTTTATCGCCACCTATAACGTGGTGGTGCTGAATTATGCGCTGCCCATCTTTGCTGACACGGATATTGAGAGCTTCCAGGTGGACGCGAATAAAATAGAAGAAGCGATCAGCCCGCAGACCAGGGCCATTATGCCGGTACATATCGGCGGCTCTCCGGCTGATCTGGATACGCTGCTTGCAATTGCAGGTAAAAGAAATATCCCTCTTATTGAAGATGCCTGTCAGGCGCACCTGGCAGAGTGGAAGGGAAAAAAGGTGGGTTCTTACGGTCTGGCGGGAGCGTTTAGCTTTCAGTCGTCCAAGAACCTCAATTCCGCAGAAGGCGGCGCGGTTACCACGAATAGCGAACAGTTCGTCCAGGCCTGTTACCGTTTTCATAACCAGGGGCAGGGCGGGCAAACAGCCGCTTTTAACCCCGGAGAGGGTACACGCGCCAGCAACCTTCGGCTGACCGAATTCCAGGGCGGCCTGCTGCTCGCACAGATGACCCGCACAGAGGAGCAGGCCAGGCGCCGGAATGAGAATGCGTCCTACCTGACGGAACTCCTGAACGAGATCCCCGGTATCATGCCGGCCAAACTTTATGAAGGTACGACCAGGAGCGCCTGGCATCTCTATATGTTCCGTTATGACAAGGAATACTTTGCAGGCCTGAGCCGCGAAAAATTCATTGAAGCGCTGAATGCCGAAGGAGTACCCTGTTCAAGCGGGTATGGGCCCATGAACCGGCAGGATTATGTAACAGGCCTGGCAAAGAATAAACACTATCTCCGGATTTACGGGGAAAAGGTTATGAATCAGTGGCTTGAGCGGAGTCAATGCCCGCAGAATGACAAGCTTACCACTGAGCAGGGCGTCTGGTTTTATCAAACCATGCTCCTGGGGAAAAGAACTGACATGGAGCAAATAGCGGACGCCATTCGCAAGATCCGAGAATATGCCAAAGAGTTGTCGATATGA
- a CDS encoding DeoR/GlpR family DNA-binding transcription regulator, which yields MLKEERQKTIMREINLHNRVLSADLCNLLNVSDDTVRRDLKDLADSGKIIKIHGGAMSKSFVSTFETQDEVYAVQAKRQIAAKTLSLFKRNMVVLTEGGTTILEFAKMIPEKLPATVFTISPQVAITLSAHSNLEVITIGGKLNKNANLHTGSSVLNQLSEIKVDLCLLGANALSVQDGLTDVDWEVVQVKKALIRAARKVAVLSISEKLNTAQRLKICDLNQIHYLVTELSPESHFLAPFRNNDLQLI from the coding sequence ATGTTAAAGGAGGAAAGACAAAAAACCATTATGCGGGAAATCAATCTGCATAACCGCGTATTATCCGCAGACCTTTGCAATTTGCTGAACGTTTCCGACGATACCGTACGCCGGGACCTGAAGGATCTCGCCGATAGCGGAAAGATCATAAAAATACACGGGGGCGCCATGAGCAAATCCTTTGTATCTACATTTGAGACACAGGACGAGGTGTATGCGGTGCAGGCAAAACGGCAAATTGCCGCAAAGACGCTTTCCCTGTTTAAGCGGAACATGGTAGTCCTCACGGAAGGAGGCACGACTATTCTGGAATTTGCAAAAATGATCCCGGAAAAGCTTCCGGCTACGGTCTTTACGATCAGTCCGCAGGTAGCGATTACCCTTTCTGCTCATAGTAATTTAGAGGTAATCACCATTGGGGGGAAACTCAACAAGAACGCCAACCTGCATACCGGCTCCAGCGTCCTCAACCAGCTCTCTGAAATAAAAGTGGATCTCTGCCTTCTTGGAGCCAATGCCCTTTCAGTTCAGGACGGCCTGACGGATGTGGACTGGGAAGTGGTCCAGGTAAAGAAGGCGCTTATCCGCGCGGCCCGGAAAGTAGCTGTGCTGAGCATTTCCGAGAAGTTAAACACCGCGCAAAGACTGAAGATCTGCGACCTGAACCAAATCCATTACCTGGTCACCGAGCTATCGCCGGAAAGTCATTTCCTGGCCCCTTTCCGAAATAACGATCTGCAGCTTATTTAA
- a CDS encoding ADP-ribosylglycohydrolase family protein encodes MILNITERSGLIAVSALLFLVTAGAVPAAAPAAAPAQAVIPPALPAAVAPATAPPAPPAAPAPGNTIIQVPVETITDKIRGGLLGQMLGNLNGLPHEFKYYDEPGNVQDYTPSLPEGARTDDDTDFEWVYIIEMQKSRNVFLSPEAIASLWKEKINDRIWCSNRYARYLMDLGIQPPLTGKMVLNPWGEFNISGQFLSETFGLIVPAMPQTAAKIGLNYTTAAISGEPAQTTQLFTAMIATAFIEEDINKVLEAGIAALDTGSVIADIIGDIRRWHAQNPKDWKETRRRLREKYSVEGGNTRDSNGSELNTGAIITALLYGKGDFAESLKLAFNLGWDADCNAATLGTILGVTTGYRNMLTGNGSGGWLIVDRYRNTTRDNMPVNETITSFADRLIELFELVNQEQGGRKTVKNNILVYEIPAEKPAPVIHLASPRRQQELLSDAQEKKILSDLLKQDRDAKARAAYMAISLGMNDSLSKKHPRQWKEATFALSGYWKVMDNIFHGGDFKGLDRLKAKFLAAGFKTPPKKYSDSELYDDPEIWKDPKNLY; translated from the coding sequence ATGATCTTAAATATCACCGAAAGATCAGGGCTGATCGCTGTTTCCGCCCTGTTATTCTTGGTAACGGCAGGGGCCGTTCCGGCGGCGGCTCCGGCTGCCGCTCCCGCCCAGGCAGTTATTCCTCCTGCTTTGCCAGCCGCTGTCGCCCCGGCAACTGCTCCTCCCGCTCCCCCGGCTGCTCCAGCTCCCGGGAATACAATTATACAAGTGCCGGTGGAAACCATTACAGACAAGATCAGGGGAGGCCTGCTGGGACAGATGCTTGGTAATCTCAACGGCCTTCCTCATGAATTCAAATATTACGATGAACCGGGCAATGTTCAGGACTATACGCCTTCCCTTCCCGAAGGAGCCCGAACGGATGATGATACGGATTTTGAGTGGGTCTATATCATTGAAATGCAAAAAAGCAGGAATGTGTTCCTGTCGCCTGAAGCCATCGCTTCTTTATGGAAAGAAAAGATCAACGACCGGATATGGTGTTCAAACCGGTATGCCCGTTATCTTATGGACCTGGGGATCCAGCCGCCGCTTACCGGGAAGATGGTACTTAACCCCTGGGGCGAATTCAATATTTCCGGCCAGTTCCTGTCAGAAACGTTCGGGCTCATCGTTCCTGCCATGCCACAGACGGCAGCAAAAATTGGCCTGAATTATACCACTGCTGCCATTTCGGGGGAGCCGGCACAAACGACCCAGCTCTTTACCGCGATGATTGCAACAGCTTTTATTGAAGAAGATATCAACAAGGTTCTGGAGGCGGGAATTGCCGCTCTGGATACCGGAAGCGTTATTGCGGATATTATCGGGGACATCCGCCGCTGGCATGCGCAAAATCCAAAGGACTGGAAGGAGACGCGGCGGAGGCTCCGGGAGAAATACAGCGTAGAAGGCGGAAATACAAGAGACAGCAACGGATCCGAACTGAATACAGGCGCTATTATCACGGCTTTGCTTTATGGGAAAGGAGATTTTGCCGAAAGCCTGAAACTGGCCTTTAATTTAGGCTGGGATGCCGACTGCAATGCGGCTACGCTGGGTACGATCCTGGGAGTTACTACCGGTTATCGTAATATGCTGACCGGAAATGGATCCGGAGGATGGTTGATCGTTGACCGCTACAGGAATACCACCAGGGATAACATGCCCGTGAATGAAACCATCACCAGCTTTGCCGACCGTTTGATTGAACTGTTTGAGCTGGTGAACCAGGAGCAGGGCGGGCGGAAAACGGTCAAAAACAATATCCTCGTGTACGAGATCCCGGCTGAGAAGCCGGCGCCTGTTATTCATCTGGCCTCTCCCCGGCGGCAGCAAGAACTGTTAAGCGACGCACAGGAAAAAAAGATACTCAGCGATCTGCTAAAGCAAGACAGAGACGCAAAGGCCCGTGCAGCTTACATGGCTATCAGTCTTGGCATGAATGACTCGCTAAGCAAAAAGCATCCCCGGCAGTGGAAGGAGGCAACGTTTGCTTTAAGCGGCTATTGGAAAGTAATGGACAATATTTTTCATGGAGGGGATTTTAAAGGCCTGGACCGGCTGAAAGCAAAGTTCCTGGCCGCGGGATTTAAAACGCCGCCAAAAAAATACAGCGATAGCGAACTTTACGATGATCCGGAGATTTGGAAAGATCCCAAAAACCTGTATTAA
- a CDS encoding ADP-ribosylglycohydrolase family protein, translating into MKSILLPALATLCLVFSCSPEKPSIQDKSQISLDKRTLQDKIKGGWAGQTIGVTYGGHTEFKFNGTMIQDYVPVEWDSTSIEWWYDNIPGLYDDVYMDLTFVRVFEEYGLDAPVDSFANAFANASYPLWHANQAARFNILNGIRPPQSGHWMNNPHADDIDFQIEADFAGLMSPGMANTASTISDSIGHIMNYGDGWYGGVYVAAMYSLAFVSDDVKWVVTEALKSIPEGSKYRRCMESVIASYEKYPDDWKQAWFEVERNWSEDLYCPDGVFVPFNIDASLNSAYILIGLLYGEGDFTKTMDIAMRCGQDSDCNPASAAGILGTMIGYDNIPEKYRKALRPVEDRNFAYTDASLNDLYRMSYEQALEVVKRNEGKLSDTAVQISYQAPRPVRLEAGFEGHYPTRKAWIRKTIEQVGSFDFEGKGIIFKGSVTGPEEYVALVDMYIDGKLAESVKLPANHNTRRDEIGFKFNLPHGRHTVVFEWKNPAEGVKIQVTEALVFGNVPVQDKQYIQ; encoded by the coding sequence ATGAAATCTATATTACTTCCGGCACTGGCAACACTTTGCCTGGTATTTTCCTGCTCTCCTGAAAAGCCCTCCATTCAGGATAAGTCGCAGATTAGCCTGGATAAACGTACGCTGCAGGACAAGATAAAGGGAGGCTGGGCCGGGCAGACGATCGGCGTCACCTACGGAGGTCACACCGAATTCAAGTTCAACGGTACCATGATACAGGACTATGTGCCGGTGGAGTGGGACAGTACCAGTATAGAATGGTGGTACGATAACATTCCCGGGCTCTACGACGACGTATATATGGACCTGACCTTCGTTCGTGTTTTCGAGGAATACGGCCTGGACGCCCCGGTTGATTCTTTCGCTAATGCTTTTGCCAATGCTTCCTATCCGCTCTGGCATGCCAACCAGGCCGCCCGCTTCAATATTCTTAACGGGATCCGGCCTCCCCAATCGGGCCACTGGATGAATAACCCCCATGCGGATGACATAGATTTCCAGATCGAAGCGGATTTCGCGGGGCTCATGTCGCCGGGAATGGCCAATACCGCCAGTACGATCAGCGACAGCATCGGCCATATTATGAATTACGGGGATGGCTGGTACGGCGGGGTGTATGTGGCGGCCATGTATTCCCTGGCCTTTGTTTCAGATGATGTGAAGTGGGTCGTGACGGAGGCGCTGAAGAGCATCCCGGAAGGAAGTAAATACAGACGCTGCATGGAAAGCGTGATCGCCAGCTATGAAAAATACCCGGACGATTGGAAACAGGCATGGTTTGAAGTGGAACGTAACTGGTCCGAAGATCTGTATTGCCCGGACGGGGTGTTTGTTCCGTTCAATATAGATGCAAGCCTTAATTCGGCCTATATTCTTATTGGTCTTTTATACGGAGAAGGAGATTTTACAAAAACAATGGATATTGCCATGCGCTGCGGGCAGGATTCCGATTGTAACCCTGCTTCGGCGGCGGGAATACTGGGAACGATGATCGGCTACGACAATATCCCGGAAAAGTACCGCAAGGCGCTCCGGCCGGTGGAAGACAGGAACTTTGCATACACGGACGCTTCCCTCAATGACCTGTACAGGATGAGCTATGAGCAGGCGCTGGAGGTGGTTAAAAGAAATGAAGGGAAGCTGAGCGACACGGCTGTGCAGATCAGTTACCAGGCGCCGCGGCCTGTTCGCCTGGAAGCCGGATTTGAAGGGCATTATCCTACCAGGAAAGCCTGGATACGAAAAACCATCGAACAGGTAGGCTCCTTTGATTTTGAAGGAAAGGGGATCATCTTTAAAGGAAGTGTTACCGGGCCGGAAGAGTATGTCGCGCTCGTGGACATGTACATTGACGGAAAACTGGCCGAATCAGTAAAGCTGCCTGCCAACCATAACACCCGGCGGGATGAAATAGGTTTCAAATTTAATCTGCCCCACGGACGGCATACCGTTGTTTTCGAGTGGAAGAATCCTGCTGAGGGCGTAAAGATCCAGGTTACCGAAGCGCTGGTATTTGGAAACGTACCTGTTCAGGACAAACAATATATTCAATGA